A single Manduca sexta isolate Smith_Timp_Sample1 chromosome 11, JHU_Msex_v1.0, whole genome shotgun sequence DNA region contains:
- the LOC115450778 gene encoding inhibin beta chain: MVRAETAPHARHLRYTLWAFTVGDNGTLGALAGAARRDPARGWQRIDVTAAARRWAAAGARAPLRLLLDCSGCGGRVRLRLGGGQAARPLLRLRLMPPPARRRRALDCDAAEHGRCCRQTYYVSFSALGWDDWIVAPEGYYANYCRGACLNYHSQVVEAARLERAACCAPVRFSALSLIYFGADSNIIKRDLPEMVVEECDCP, from the coding sequence ATGGTGCGCGCGGAGaccgcgccgcacgcgcgccaCCTGCGGTACACGCTGTGGGCGTTCACGGTCGGCGACAACGGCACGCTCGGCGCgctggcgggcgcggcgcggcgcgaccCGGCGCGCGGCTGGCAGCGCATCGACGTGACGGCGGCAGCGAGGCGctgggcggcggcgggcgctcgCGCGCCACTCCGGCTGCTGCTCGACTGCAGTGGTTGCGGCGGCCGCGTGCGGCTGCGGCTGGGCGGCGGGCAGGCGGCGCGCCCGCTGCTGCGCCTGCGCCTCAtgccgccgcccgcgcgccgccgccgcgcgctcgACTGCGACGCCGCCGAACACGGCCGCTGCTGCCGGCAGACCTACTACGTGAGCTTCAGCGCGCTCGGCTGGGACGACTGGATCGTCGCGCCGGAGGGCTACTACGCGAACTACTGCCGCGGCGCGTGCCTCAACTACCACTCGCAGGTGGTGGAGGCGGCGCGGCTGGAGCGAGCCGCGTGCTGCGCGCCCGTGCGCTTCTCCGCGCTGTCGCTCATCTACTTCGGCGCCGACTCGAACATCATCAAACGCGACCTGCCCGAGATGGTGGTCGAGGAGTGCGACTGCCCGTAG